One window from the genome of Salvia splendens isolate huo1 chromosome 9, SspV2, whole genome shotgun sequence encodes:
- the LOC121747231 gene encoding transcription termination factor MTERF5, chloroplastic-like: protein MMKSSLSLRLPEIPCFARAIVRYSRTELRVPQKVFLCRAKHDGSFSLRLVPPTLLAAEKEEAKAVLTLFLKKQGLSNAVAVRTINKSDAFVDHLVARLHSVHKSRYLVGRELTTLEIRDALIPYLETVLDEYGPIMVDVVENFPDPPVIEKLEVVKQPVVENSVASVSPPIPTTVDAKKLKALARVSDILPTGKLPSHIVYLLELGMELEAIREIIRKFPAFAYYSLEGKIKPVVEFLLDLGVPKQDIPTILSKRPQLCGISLTDNLIPTMTFLEELGVDKKQWAKVIYRFPPLLTYSRQKLQSTVDFLYEMGLSAENVSKVLTRCPNIISYSVEEKLRPTAEYFRSLDVDVAPLLYRAPQTFGLSIEGNLKPVTKFFLERGYSMEDIATMIQRNGALYTFSLPDNMMPKWEFFLTMVYPKSELVKFPQYFGYSLEERIKPRYEIMTKCGVKLLLNQMLSLSEEDFHKLLKKKMEKKT from the exons ATGATGAAATCTTCACTTTCGTTAAGGCTTCCAGAAATTCCTTGTTTTGCAAGAGCCATCGTTCGCTATTCAAG GACTGAGCTGCGTGTTCCTCAGAAGGTTTTCTTATGTCGAGCCAAGCATG ATGGATCATTTAGCCTACGGTTAGTGCCTCCCACCTTGTTAGCAGCTGAAAAAGAGGAAGCCAAAGCTGTGTTGACTTTGTTCTTGAAGAAACAAGGTTTAAGCAATGCCGTTGCTGTAAGAACTATTAACAAGTCTGATGCTTTTGTTGATCACTTGGTGGCTCGGCTTCACTCTGTCCACAAGTCTCGATACTTAGTAG GTCGGGAACTCACAACGTTGGAGATCAGAGATGCTCTTATCCCCTACCTCGAGACAGTACTAGATGAGTACGGTCCTATTATGGTGGATGTTGTGGAAAACTTCCCGGATCCGCCTGTGATTGAAAAACTAGAAGTAGTCAAACAACCTGTGGTAGAAAATTCAGTTGCATCAGTTTCTCCTCCCATCCCTACTACGGTTGATGCCAAGAAGCTGAAGGCTTTGGCTCGGGTTAGTGACATTCTCCCAACTGGCAAACTTCCTTCTCATATTGTCTATCTTTTAGAGCTGGGGATGGAGCTCGAAGCCATTAGGGAAATTATACGAAAATTTCCAGCATTTGCCTACTACAGTTTGGAGGGTAAGATCAAGCCCGTAGTTGAATTTCTCCTCGATCTAGGCGTGCCAAAACAGGATATCCCCACCATCCTGAGCAAAAGGCCTCAACTCTGTGGAATCAGTCTCACTGACAACCTGATCCCCACCATGACATTCCTCGAGGAATTGGGCGTGGATAAGAAGCAGTGGGCCAAAGTCATATATAGGTTTCCCCCCCTTCTCACCTACAGCCGACAGAAACTTCAATCAACTGTAGATTTTCTCTACGAGATGGGCCTCTCAGCTGAGAATGTGAGTAAGGTGTTAACTCGCTGCCCCAACATCATAAGTTATAGCGTGGAGGAGAAGCTACGCCCCACTGCTGAGTACTTCCGGTCTTTGGATGTTGATGTTGCTCCTCTTCTCTATCGAGCACCTCAAACTTTTGGTCTCAGCATCGAGGGGAATTTGAAGCCTGTGACCAAATTCTTCTTGGAACGGGGGTATAGCATGGAAGACATTGCAACTATGATCCAGAGGAACGGGGCTCTGTATACATTCAGCCTGCCAGACAATATGATGCCAAAGTGGGAGTTTTTCCTGACTATGGTATACCCTAAATCTGAATTGGTGAAGTTTCCACAATATTTTGGTTACAGTTTAGAAGAAAGGATCAAGCCGAGGTATGAGATCATGACGAAATGTGGAGTCAAGTTGCTGCTCAACCAGATGCTGTCCCTCTCAGAGGAAGATTTCCATAAActtttgaagaagaaaatggagaaaaaaaCTTGA
- the LOC121746414 gene encoding COP9 signalosome complex subunit 3-like isoform X1, giving the protein MNLSMSSVESLVAQIHGLSSNIGELTQLRNYLKQCDDLLRTESTRLAPLLTELDPSVHSLGYLYILEACTSAPISKDQANKLVLSVARFINVCAAEQIRLAPEKFISICKRLMLQVMLLEDPMRGVAPLLTSIRKLQSSTEQLTTLHPDFMLLCLLSKCYKIGLSVLEDDIFEVDLPRDLFLYCYYGGMICIGQKQFRKALELLHNVVTAPMPIISAIAVEAYKKYILVSLIHLGQQFATSFPKYTSSAAQRNLKNFSQSYLELVNSYSTGKVSEVEKCVEIYKDTFGSDNNLGLVKQVVSSMYKRNIQRLTQTYLTLSLQDIANTVQLNSPKEAEMHVLQMIQEGDIYATINQKDGMVRFLEDPEQYKTCEMIERLDFSIQRIMRLSKKLTTMNEVMSCDPSYLGKVGKERQRFDYDDFYTVPSKFTI; this is encoded by the exons ATGAATCTGAGCATGAGCTCAGTAGAATCGCTGGTTGCTCAAATCCATGGGCTTTCCAGCAACATCGGCGAGTTAACTCAGTTGCGCAACTACTTGAAGCAATGCGATGATTTGCTCCGCACCGAGTCCACTCGCCTTGCTCCTCTGCTCACCGAACTCGACCCCTCCGTTCATTCCCTTGGCTACCTCTACATCTT GGAGGCCTGCACATCTGCTCCAATATCAAAAGATCAAGCAAATAAGCTGGTTCTTTCTGTTGCCAGGTTCATCAATGTGTGTGCTGCGGAGCAAATCCGTTTGGCGCCTGAGAAAT TCATATCTATCTGTAAAAGGTTAATGCTACAAGTCATGTTGCTTGAAGATCCCATGCGTGGTGTGGCTCCACTGCTGACTTCCATACGCAAGCTTCAGTCGTCAACCGAACAGCTGACAACTTTACACCCTGACTTTATGCTTCTGTGTTTGCTATCTAAGTGCTATAAAATCGGCCTTTCTGTCCTGGAAGATGACATATTTGAGGTTGATCTGCCTCGTGATCTTTTTCTATATTGTTATTATGG GGGTATGATTTGCATAGGACAAAAGCAGTTTCGCAAAGCCTTAGAGCTCTTACACAAT GTTGTAACAGCACCTATGCCAATTATTAGTGCTATAGCAGTTGAAGCCtacaaaaaatatattctagtttctctCATTCATCTTGGACAG CAGTTTGCTACTAGTTTTCCCAAGTATACTTCATCAGCTGCTCAAAGGAATCTAAAGAATTTCTCTCAG TCTTACCTTGAGTTGGTAAATAGCTATAGCACTGGTAAAGTATCAGAGGTCGAGAAGTGTGTGGAGATATACAAGGACACGTTTGGAAGT GACAATAATCTTGGGTTGGTGAAGCAAGTGGTATCATCAATGTATAAACGCAATATTCAGAGGTTGACTCAGACATACCTGACTCTCTCCCTCCAAGACATAGCGAATACAGTTCAATTAAACAGCCCAAAAGAGGCTGAGATGCATGTTCTTCAAATG ATTCAAGAAGGTGACATTTATGCTACAATCAACCAAAAGGATGGAATGGTTAGATTCCTTGAGGACCCCGAGCAATACAAAACCTGTGAGATGATTGAACGCCTCGACTTCTCAATCCAGAG GATTATGAGGCTCTCGAAGAAACTAACGACCATGAATGAAGTTATGTCATGCGACCCTTCTTACCTTGGAAAG GTTGGGAAGGAGCGGCAAAGATTTGATTATGATGATTTTTATACCGTTCCTTCTAAATTCACCATATGA
- the LOC121747233 gene encoding 50S ribosomal protein L13-like, translating to MSTAAQAFNETLAGLRRIELDGLRWRVFDAKGQVLGRLASQIATVVQGKDKPTYAPNRDDGDMCVIINAKDVCVTGRKMTDKFYRWHTGYIGHLKERSLKDQMAKDPTEVIRKAIMRMLPRNKLRDDRDRKLRIFAGSELPFGDRAIEPYVMPPRQVREMRPRARRAMIRAQKKAEEQAQGSTNNTKKGKKRDNKPEAEISA from the exons ATGTCGACTGCTGCTCAAGCTTTTAATG AAACACTTGCAGGACTAAGACGGATCGAATTGGATGGCCTGAGATGGAGGGTTTTTGATGCAAAAGGGCAG GTCTTGGGTAGACTAGCATCCCAAATAGCGACTGTGGTTCAGGGGAAGGACAAGCCTACATATGCTCCCAATCGAGATGATGGGGATATGTGCGTCATTATCAATGCGAAAGATGTATGTGTTACTGGAAGGAAAATGACTGACAAGTTTTATCGGTGGCATACAGG GTACATAGGCCACCTGAAGGAAAGGAGTTTGAAGGATCAGATGGCGAAGGATCCCACAGAAGTTATCCGCAAAGCTATCATGCGAATGCTTCCTAGAAACAAACTGCGTGAC GATAGAGACAGAAAATTAAGGATATTTGCCGGCAGTGAGCTCCCTTTTGGTGATAGGGCTATTGAACCTTATGTGATGCCTCCAAGACAAGTGCGTGAAATGCGACCCCGTGCAAGACGTGCTATGATTCGAGCTCAAAAGAAAGCTGAAGAGCAAGCACAGGGTTCTacaaataataccaaaaaaggCAAGAAGAGAGACAACAAGCCTGAAGCAGAAATTAGTGCATGA
- the LOC121747232 gene encoding ribosome-recycling factor-like, whose protein sequence is MAISIRRALLSSRILSRALGIASVRSAQTFSYLNSSYIDNSYESVVVDGFSSLQATELYQFTSTRGFAKARKHQIKDVKDDSEEEEDDAEEEDDDEDVDLGVSVKANALSQMNAAVDALSRELAKLRTGRASAGMLDHIMVEHYGVKTPLNRMAVVSVLDPKTLSVAPFDSTALKEMEKAIMSSPLGLNPNSDSQRLIVPIPPLTKEHMQAVCKVVVKSSEDVKKSIRRARQKALDRIKKAAPKKESKLYDKDKDASKDKAGPSISEDDVKRLEKEIDDLTKKFIKSAEDMCKAKEKEIRGG, encoded by the exons ATGGCTATCTCCATTCGACGAGCTCTCCTTTCTTCTAGAATCCTCTCTCGCGCTCTCGGAATTGCATCTGTTCGCTCAGCCCAGACGTTCTCATACTTAAACTCCTCTTACATCGATAATTCCTATGAATCTGTTGTTGTCGATGGATTTTCGAGTTTACAAGCGACGGAGTTATATCAGTTTACTTCTACGAGGGGGTTCGCTAAAGCAAGGAAACATCAAATTA AGGATGTGAAGGATGATtcggaagaagaggaagatgatgCGGAGGAGGAAGATGATGACGAGGACGTTGATTTAGGGGTCTCTGTCAAAGCAAATGCCCTCTCTCAGATGAATGCAGCCGTTGATGCGTTGTCGAGAGAATTGGCCAAATTGCGCACTGGGAGGGCGTCAGCTG GGATGCTTGACCACATTATGGTTGAACATTATGGTGTTAAGACGCCCCTCAACAGAATGGCTGTTGTATCAGTACTGGACCCAAAGACGCTATCTGTTGCTCCTTTTGATTCTACT GCTCTTAAGGAGATGGAGAAAGCCATAATGTCATCTCCTCTTGGCTTAAATCCCAATTCTGACAGCCAACGTTTGATTGTGCCAATACCTCC ATTGACCAAGGAGCATATGCAA GCTGTATGTAAGGTGGTTGTAAAATCATCTGAAGATGTGAAAAAAAGCATTAGAAGAGCACGGCAAAAG GCACTTGATAGAATTAAGAAAGCAGCTCCAAAGAAGGAATCAAAACTATATGATAAAGATAAGGATGCTTCAAAGGATAAAGCTGGTCCATCAATATCTGAAGATGATGTGAAAAGATTGGAGAAAGAA ATTGATGACTTGACAAAAAAGTTCATAAAGTCAGCTGAAGATATGTGCAAGGCCAAGGAAAAGGAGATAAGAGGAGGCTGA
- the LOC121746414 gene encoding COP9 signalosome complex subunit 3-like isoform X3, which translates to MNLSMSSVESLVAQIHGLSSNIGELTQLRNYLKQCDDLLRTESTRLAPLLTELDPSVHSLGYLYILFINVCAAEQIRLAPEKFISICKRLMLQVMLLEDPMRGVAPLLTSIRKLQSSTEQLTTLHPDFMLLCLLSKCYKIGLSVLEDDIFEVDLPRDLFLYCYYGGMICIGQKQFRKALELLHNVVTAPMPIISAIAVEAYKKYILVSLIHLGQQFATSFPKYTSSAAQRNLKNFSQSYLELVNSYSTGKVSEVEKCVEIYKDTFGSDNNLGLVKQVVSSMYKRNIQRLTQTYLTLSLQDIANTVQLNSPKEAEMHVLQMIQEGDIYATINQKDGMVRFLEDPEQYKTCEMIERLDFSIQRIMRLSKKLTTMNEVMSCDPSYLGKVGKERQRFDYDDFYTVPSKFTI; encoded by the exons ATGAATCTGAGCATGAGCTCAGTAGAATCGCTGGTTGCTCAAATCCATGGGCTTTCCAGCAACATCGGCGAGTTAACTCAGTTGCGCAACTACTTGAAGCAATGCGATGATTTGCTCCGCACCGAGTCCACTCGCCTTGCTCCTCTGCTCACCGAACTCGACCCCTCCGTTCATTCCCTTGGCTACCTCTACATCTT GTTCATCAATGTGTGTGCTGCGGAGCAAATCCGTTTGGCGCCTGAGAAAT TCATATCTATCTGTAAAAGGTTAATGCTACAAGTCATGTTGCTTGAAGATCCCATGCGTGGTGTGGCTCCACTGCTGACTTCCATACGCAAGCTTCAGTCGTCAACCGAACAGCTGACAACTTTACACCCTGACTTTATGCTTCTGTGTTTGCTATCTAAGTGCTATAAAATCGGCCTTTCTGTCCTGGAAGATGACATATTTGAGGTTGATCTGCCTCGTGATCTTTTTCTATATTGTTATTATGG GGGTATGATTTGCATAGGACAAAAGCAGTTTCGCAAAGCCTTAGAGCTCTTACACAAT GTTGTAACAGCACCTATGCCAATTATTAGTGCTATAGCAGTTGAAGCCtacaaaaaatatattctagtttctctCATTCATCTTGGACAG CAGTTTGCTACTAGTTTTCCCAAGTATACTTCATCAGCTGCTCAAAGGAATCTAAAGAATTTCTCTCAG TCTTACCTTGAGTTGGTAAATAGCTATAGCACTGGTAAAGTATCAGAGGTCGAGAAGTGTGTGGAGATATACAAGGACACGTTTGGAAGT GACAATAATCTTGGGTTGGTGAAGCAAGTGGTATCATCAATGTATAAACGCAATATTCAGAGGTTGACTCAGACATACCTGACTCTCTCCCTCCAAGACATAGCGAATACAGTTCAATTAAACAGCCCAAAAGAGGCTGAGATGCATGTTCTTCAAATG ATTCAAGAAGGTGACATTTATGCTACAATCAACCAAAAGGATGGAATGGTTAGATTCCTTGAGGACCCCGAGCAATACAAAACCTGTGAGATGATTGAACGCCTCGACTTCTCAATCCAGAG GATTATGAGGCTCTCGAAGAAACTAACGACCATGAATGAAGTTATGTCATGCGACCCTTCTTACCTTGGAAAG GTTGGGAAGGAGCGGCAAAGATTTGATTATGATGATTTTTATACCGTTCCTTCTAAATTCACCATATGA
- the LOC121746414 gene encoding COP9 signalosome complex subunit 3-like isoform X2, giving the protein MNLSMSSVESLVAQIHGLSSNIGELTQLRNYLKQCDDLLRTESTRLAPLLTELDPSVHSLGYLYILEACTSAPISKDQANKLVLSVARFINVCAAEQIRLAPEKFISICKRLMLQVMLLEDPMRGVAPLLTSIRKLQSSTEQLTTLHPDFMLLCLLSKCYKIGLSVLEDDIFEVDLPRDLFLYCYYGGMICIGQKQFRKALELLHNVVTAPMPIISAIAVEAYKKYILVSLIHLGQFATSFPKYTSSAAQRNLKNFSQSYLELVNSYSTGKVSEVEKCVEIYKDTFGSDNNLGLVKQVVSSMYKRNIQRLTQTYLTLSLQDIANTVQLNSPKEAEMHVLQMIQEGDIYATINQKDGMVRFLEDPEQYKTCEMIERLDFSIQRIMRLSKKLTTMNEVMSCDPSYLGKVGKERQRFDYDDFYTVPSKFTI; this is encoded by the exons ATGAATCTGAGCATGAGCTCAGTAGAATCGCTGGTTGCTCAAATCCATGGGCTTTCCAGCAACATCGGCGAGTTAACTCAGTTGCGCAACTACTTGAAGCAATGCGATGATTTGCTCCGCACCGAGTCCACTCGCCTTGCTCCTCTGCTCACCGAACTCGACCCCTCCGTTCATTCCCTTGGCTACCTCTACATCTT GGAGGCCTGCACATCTGCTCCAATATCAAAAGATCAAGCAAATAAGCTGGTTCTTTCTGTTGCCAGGTTCATCAATGTGTGTGCTGCGGAGCAAATCCGTTTGGCGCCTGAGAAAT TCATATCTATCTGTAAAAGGTTAATGCTACAAGTCATGTTGCTTGAAGATCCCATGCGTGGTGTGGCTCCACTGCTGACTTCCATACGCAAGCTTCAGTCGTCAACCGAACAGCTGACAACTTTACACCCTGACTTTATGCTTCTGTGTTTGCTATCTAAGTGCTATAAAATCGGCCTTTCTGTCCTGGAAGATGACATATTTGAGGTTGATCTGCCTCGTGATCTTTTTCTATATTGTTATTATGG GGGTATGATTTGCATAGGACAAAAGCAGTTTCGCAAAGCCTTAGAGCTCTTACACAAT GTTGTAACAGCACCTATGCCAATTATTAGTGCTATAGCAGTTGAAGCCtacaaaaaatatattctagtttctctCATTCATCTTGGACAG TTTGCTACTAGTTTTCCCAAGTATACTTCATCAGCTGCTCAAAGGAATCTAAAGAATTTCTCTCAG TCTTACCTTGAGTTGGTAAATAGCTATAGCACTGGTAAAGTATCAGAGGTCGAGAAGTGTGTGGAGATATACAAGGACACGTTTGGAAGT GACAATAATCTTGGGTTGGTGAAGCAAGTGGTATCATCAATGTATAAACGCAATATTCAGAGGTTGACTCAGACATACCTGACTCTCTCCCTCCAAGACATAGCGAATACAGTTCAATTAAACAGCCCAAAAGAGGCTGAGATGCATGTTCTTCAAATG ATTCAAGAAGGTGACATTTATGCTACAATCAACCAAAAGGATGGAATGGTTAGATTCCTTGAGGACCCCGAGCAATACAAAACCTGTGAGATGATTGAACGCCTCGACTTCTCAATCCAGAG GATTATGAGGCTCTCGAAGAAACTAACGACCATGAATGAAGTTATGTCATGCGACCCTTCTTACCTTGGAAAG GTTGGGAAGGAGCGGCAAAGATTTGATTATGATGATTTTTATACCGTTCCTTCTAAATTCACCATATGA